In Sulfitobacter albidus, the following proteins share a genomic window:
- a CDS encoding trypsin-like peptidase domain-containing protein, with protein sequence MIRILLCTCLALIVGLMSSASPTRAQSGNPDDVVWVQVEAQPSLNRATGRAQDFARTIEDVNGFAVGGGWYAIVVGPYRRADAELVLRQYRRDGLIPRDSFIQTSNRLRSQFWPVGANVLGTGAITAPGVPAAPTETTQAEPETPPQASTPQPDPEPAVVDETPAEARRSERALSAAERRELQVMLQWAGYYNAAIDGAFGRGTRGSMAQWQAANGFETTGVLTTLQRATLKEQYNAVLRGMDLRRVRDAQAGIEVLVPTGAVAFDRYEPPFAHYEATGDLAARVLLISQPGDQNTLFGLYEIMQTLEIVPLQGARERRDRSFTLVGENARFISYTEAALQDGEIKGFTLIWPAGDEERRRRILGEMRRSFARLPGVLSPGAGTAAEQSIDLVSGLQIRKPIRARSGFFVTADGAVATVSEAVQNCSRITIDGDTDAALIADDRARGVALLRPDAALAPLAVAALSPREPRLKSEVAVAGYSFGGVLSAPSSTFGTLADVRGLNGEDSVNRLALKTRAGDAGGPVLGEDGEVIGMVAPRMQDGTQLPDDVSFALDAATVAAAGAEAGLTLAPSTGSRALTPFQITERASGMTVLVSCWE encoded by the coding sequence ATGATCCGTATCCTTTTGTGCACCTGCCTTGCCCTGATTGTGGGCCTGATGTCCTCCGCCTCGCCCACGCGCGCGCAGTCGGGCAACCCGGATGATGTCGTCTGGGTGCAGGTCGAGGCGCAGCCATCGCTGAACCGCGCCACGGGACGCGCGCAGGATTTCGCGCGCACGATCGAAGATGTGAACGGGTTTGCCGTGGGCGGCGGCTGGTACGCGATCGTCGTCGGCCCCTACCGCCGCGCCGATGCCGAACTGGTCCTGCGCCAGTACCGCCGCGACGGGCTGATCCCGCGCGACAGCTTTATCCAGACGTCCAACCGCCTGCGCAGCCAATTCTGGCCCGTGGGGGCAAATGTTCTGGGCACCGGCGCCATCACGGCGCCCGGCGTGCCCGCCGCCCCTACCGAGACGACGCAGGCAGAGCCTGAAACCCCTCCGCAGGCCTCTACCCCGCAGCCCGATCCCGAACCCGCCGTGGTCGACGAAACCCCGGCAGAGGCGCGCCGCTCCGAACGTGCCCTCAGCGCCGCCGAACGGCGCGAGTTGCAGGTGATGCTGCAGTGGGCGGGCTATTACAATGCCGCCATCGATGGCGCCTTTGGACGCGGCACGCGCGGCTCGATGGCGCAGTGGCAGGCGGCGAACGGGTTCGAGACGACAGGCGTGCTGACCACACTGCAGCGCGCCACCCTCAAAGAACAATACAACGCCGTCCTGCGCGGCATGGATTTGCGCCGGGTGCGGGATGCGCAGGCAGGGATCGAAGTGCTGGTGCCCACGGGCGCCGTGGCCTTTGACCGCTACGAGCCGCCGTTCGCCCATTACGAGGCGACGGGCGATTTGGCCGCGCGCGTGCTGCTGATCAGCCAACCGGGCGATCAGAACACACTCTTTGGTCTTTACGAAATCATGCAGACTCTTGAGATCGTACCATTGCAGGGCGCGCGTGAACGGCGCGACCGTTCGTTCACCCTTGTGGGCGAGAACGCGCGCTTTATCAGCTATACCGAGGCCGCATTGCAGGACGGGGAGATCAAGGGCTTTACGCTGATCTGGCCCGCGGGCGACGAGGAAAGACGCCGCCGGATCCTGGGTGAGATGCGCCGCTCCTTCGCGCGGCTTCCGGGCGTTCTGTCGCCGGGCGCGGGCACGGCGGCCGAGCAATCCATCGACCTTGTTTCGGGTCTGCAGATCCGCAAGCCGATCCGCGCCCGCTCGGGCTTTTTCGTGACGGCGGATGGCGCGGTGGCGACCGTTTCCGAGGCAGTACAAAACTGTAGCCGCATCACCATCGACGGCGATACCGACGCTGCGCTGATCGCGGACGATCGCGCGCGCGGCGTGGCCTTGCTGCGCCCCGACGCAGCACTTGCCCCGCTTGCGGTGGCGGCCCTGTCGCCGCGTGAACCGCGCCTCAAGAGCGAGGTTGCCGTTGCGGGCTATTCCTTTGGTGGCGTGCTGAGCGCCCCGTCGAGCACCTTTGGCACGCTTGCCGACGTGCGTGGGCTGAATGGCGAGGACAGCGTCAACCGCCTTGCCCTCAAGACCCGCGCCGGCGACGCGGGCGGTCCTGTTCTGGGCGAGGACGGTGAGGTCATCGGTATGGTGGCGCCACGGATGCAGGACGGCACGCAACTGCCCGATGACGTGAGCTTTGCCCTTGATGCCGCGACTGTGGCGGCGGCGGGGGCCGAGGCCGGGCTGACGCTGGCGCCAAGTACCGGAAGCCGCGCACTGACCCCGTTTCAGATCACGGAGCGGGCCAGCGGGATGACCGTGCTGGTCAGCTGCTGGGAATGA
- a CDS encoding glycine--tRNA ligase subunit alpha: MADTPRSFQEIILRLQSYWARHGCAILQPYDMEVGAGTFHPATTLRSLGTQPWAAAYVQPSRRPTDGRYGENPNRLQHYYQYQVLIKPSPPNLQDLYLGSLEAIGIDMDLHDIRFVEDDWESPTLGAWGLGWEVWCDGMEVSQFTYFQQVGGHDCHPVSGELTYGLERLAMYVLGVDHVMEMPFNDPDAPIPLSYGDVFKQTEEEYARWNFDVADTDVLLRHFEEAEAECRAILDQAHDDPKTGKRIVMAHPAYDQAIKASHIFNLLDARGVISVTERQAYIGRVRALTKGCADAFVQTRAGGWQAEDAA; encoded by the coding sequence ATGGCCGACACGCCCCGCTCCTTTCAGGAGATCATTCTGCGCCTGCAGAGCTACTGGGCGCGCCACGGCTGCGCGATATTGCAACCCTACGATATGGAGGTCGGCGCGGGCACCTTCCATCCGGCCACAACCCTGCGCAGCCTCGGCACGCAGCCCTGGGCCGCGGCCTACGTGCAGCCCTCGCGCCGCCCCACCGATGGCCGCTACGGTGAGAACCCCAACCGCTTGCAACACTATTACCAGTATCAAGTGCTCATCAAACCCAGCCCGCCCAACCTGCAGGATCTCTACCTCGGCAGCCTTGAGGCCATTGGCATCGACATGGATCTGCACGATATCCGCTTTGTCGAGGACGATTGGGAAAGCCCGACGCTGGGCGCCTGGGGGCTGGGCTGGGAGGTCTGGTGCGACGGCATGGAAGTCAGCCAGTTCACCTATTTCCAGCAGGTCGGCGGGCACGACTGCCACCCGGTCTCCGGTGAGCTGACCTACGGGCTGGAGCGTCTTGCGATGTATGTGCTGGGCGTGGATCACGTGATGGAGATGCCGTTCAACGATCCCGACGCACCGATCCCGCTGAGCTACGGCGATGTGTTCAAACAGACCGAGGAAGAATACGCGCGCTGGAATTTCGATGTGGCCGACACGGACGTGCTGCTGCGCCATTTCGAGGAGGCGGAGGCAGAATGCCGCGCGATCCTCGATCAAGCACATGACGACCCCAAGACCGGCAAGCGCATCGTGATGGCGCATCCCGCCTACGATCAGGCGATCAAGGCGAGCCATATCTTCAACCTGCTCGATGCGCGCGGCGTGATCTCCGTCACCGAACGCCAGGCCTATATCGGGCGTGTGCGCGCGCTGACCAAGGGCTGCGCGGATGCCTTCGTGCAGACCCGCGCGGGCGGCTGGCAGGCCGAAGACGCAGCATGA
- a CDS encoding DUF6446 family protein has translation MSGKIIGIVIMISALIAGAALYYLQIYGFYEEVDAPAEGVTMISLAGLAEPIPTDSFEAIDADSSPIRYRACFTTPYSLALMSETFQLIEDATPRNAPGWFDCFDAADIAAELDAGTALSFLGAKNVHFGVDRIVAVTEDGRGYVWHELNECGEKAYDGTIVGEECPDRPASQD, from the coding sequence ATGAGCGGTAAAATCATAGGAATCGTCATCATGATCTCTGCCCTCATCGCAGGCGCTGCGCTGTACTATTTGCAGATCTACGGCTTTTACGAAGAGGTCGACGCGCCCGCCGAGGGGGTCACGATGATCTCGCTCGCCGGTCTGGCAGAGCCCATTCCCACCGACAGCTTTGAGGCGATCGACGCCGACAGCTCCCCCATCCGCTACCGTGCGTGTTTCACCACGCCATACAGCCTCGCGCTGATGAGCGAGACGTTCCAGCTGATCGAGGACGCGACACCGCGCAACGCGCCGGGCTGGTTCGATTGCTTTGACGCCGCAGACATCGCGGCAGAGCTGGACGCGGGCACGGCGCTCAGCTTTCTGGGGGCCAAGAACGTGCATTTCGGCGTTGACCGGATCGTGGCCGTCACCGAGGACGGGCGCGGCTATGTCTGGCACGAGCTGAATGAATGTGGCGAAAAAGCCTATGACGGCACCATCGTGGGCGAAGAATGCCCCGACCGTCCCGCAAGCCAAGACTAG
- the glyS gene encoding glycine--tRNA ligase subunit beta produces MADLLIELFSEEIPARMQTRAGEDLKKRVTDGLVEAGLTYASAAAFTTPRRLCLTIEGLLEASPRTVEERKGPKADAPEKAIEGFLRGAGVTRDALEERDTPKGKILFARITREGRPAADIIAEVLEETIRNFPWPKSMRWGSGSLRWVRPLQSILCVLSREDGAEVVPLTVDGIVSGDVTYGHRFHAPDAIRVTGFDDYSAKLRRAHVILDAEARREAIWHDATNQAFANGMEVVEDAGLLHEVAGLVEWPVVLMGRIGEDFLDLPAEVLQTSMKEHQKFFSVRNTKSGRIERFVTVANRETADNGATILAGNEKVLSARLADAKFFWENDLRVATSDAGMQAWVENLKNVTFHNKLGTQAELIDRMATLAREIAPMVGADPDLAEQAARVAKADLSSEMVYEFPELQGLMGRYYAEAAGLPAEVAAASEDHYAPLGPSDAVPTAPVSVAVALAEKIDKLTGFWAIDEKPTGSKDPFALRRAALGIIRIAVENDQSLPASALFASAAHDADAHNLLAFLHDRLKVYLKDQGIRHDIIDACIAMEGNDDLALLVKRARALSDTLKTDDGENLLQAFKRANNILTQAEEADGVEYSYGADVKFAETDEERALFAALDGAEAAITPAMAAQDFGTAMGAMASLRPALDAFFEAVQINTDNATVRRNRLNLLSRIRQLCLGVADLRRIEG; encoded by the coding sequence GTGGCCGACCTGCTGATTGAACTCTTCTCCGAAGAAATCCCCGCCCGGATGCAGACCCGCGCGGGCGAAGATCTGAAAAAGCGCGTGACCGATGGGTTGGTCGAGGCGGGGCTGACCTATGCCTCCGCCGCCGCCTTCACCACGCCGCGCCGCTTGTGCCTGACGATCGAGGGGCTGCTGGAGGCCTCCCCGCGCACGGTTGAGGAGCGCAAAGGCCCCAAGGCCGACGCGCCCGAAAAAGCGATCGAAGGGTTCCTGCGCGGCGCAGGCGTTACCCGCGACGCCCTAGAGGAACGCGACACGCCCAAGGGCAAGATCCTCTTTGCAAGGATCACCCGCGAGGGCCGCCCGGCCGCCGACATCATTGCGGAAGTGCTCGAAGAGACGATCCGCAATTTCCCCTGGCCCAAATCCATGCGCTGGGGCAGTGGCAGCCTGCGCTGGGTGCGCCCGTTGCAATCGATCCTCTGCGTGCTGTCGCGCGAGGACGGTGCCGAAGTGGTGCCGCTCACGGTCGATGGCATCGTGTCGGGCGATGTGACCTACGGCCACCGCTTCCACGCGCCCGACGCCATCCGCGTGACCGGTTTTGACGATTACTCCGCCAAGCTGCGCCGCGCCCATGTGATCCTCGACGCCGAGGCGCGGCGCGAGGCGATCTGGCACGACGCCACCAATCAGGCCTTTGCCAACGGCATGGAAGTGGTTGAGGACGCGGGCCTTTTGCATGAGGTCGCGGGGCTGGTCGAATGGCCCGTGGTGCTGATGGGCCGCATCGGGGAGGATTTCCTCGACCTGCCCGCCGAGGTGCTGCAAACCTCGATGAAAGAGCATCAAAAGTTCTTTTCCGTGCGCAACACCAAATCGGGCCGGATCGAGCGTTTCGTCACCGTCGCCAACCGCGAGACGGCCGACAATGGCGCCACGATCCTCGCGGGCAACGAAAAGGTGCTGAGCGCCCGGCTCGCCGACGCCAAGTTCTTCTGGGAGAACGACCTGCGCGTGGCGACTTCTGACGCCGGCATGCAGGCTTGGGTTGAAAACCTCAAGAATGTCACCTTCCACAACAAGCTGGGCACACAGGCCGAGCTGATCGACCGTATGGCGACGCTCGCCCGCGAAATCGCCCCGATGGTCGGCGCCGATCCCGATCTGGCAGAGCAGGCCGCGCGGGTGGCCAAGGCCGATCTGTCGTCGGAAATGGTCTACGAATTTCCCGAGCTGCAGGGGTTGATGGGCCGCTATTACGCCGAGGCGGCGGGCCTGCCTGCGGAAGTCGCGGCGGCGTCCGAAGATCACTACGCCCCCCTCGGCCCCTCCGATGCCGTGCCCACGGCGCCCGTTTCCGTGGCCGTGGCGCTTGCCGAAAAGATCGACAAGCTGACGGGCTTCTGGGCGATTGATGAAAAGCCTACGGGGTCGAAGGATCCGTTCGCGCTGCGCCGTGCGGCATTGGGGATCATCCGGATCGCCGTTGAAAACGATCAAAGCCTGCCTGCATCTGCGCTTTTTGCCAGTGCGGCCCACGATGCCGATGCCCACAACCTTCTCGCCTTCCTGCACGACCGCCTGAAAGTCTACCTCAAGGATCAGGGCATCCGTCACGACATCATCGACGCCTGCATCGCGATGGAGGGCAACGACGACCTCGCCCTTCTGGTCAAACGCGCCCGAGCGCTTTCCGATACGTTGAAAACCGACGATGGCGAGAACCTTTTGCAGGCCTTCAAGCGCGCCAACAACATCCTGACGCAGGCCGAAGAGGCCGACGGTGTCGAATACTCCTACGGCGCGGATGTGAAATTTGCCGAGACCGACGAGGAACGCGCGCTCTTTGCCGCGCTCGATGGCGCAGAGGCCGCGATCACGCCCGCCATGGCCGCGCAGGATTTTGGCACGGCGATGGGGGCGATGGCCTCCCTGCGCCCCGCGCTCGATGCGTTTTTCGAGGCGGTGCAGATCAACACCGACAACGCCACCGTGCGGCGCAACCGGCTCAACCTGCTCAGCCGGATCCGCCAGCTGTGCCTTGGCGTGGCCGATTTGCGGCGGATCGAGGGGTAA